One genomic region from Planctomycetia bacterium encodes:
- a CDS encoding molybdopterin oxidoreductase family protein: protein MSQADSSQWLSPRSSTTHRAVCPHDCPDTCGMTVHVSDGRAIDLRGDKNHPFTRGFLCVKVNRYLERVYHPDRLMFPLKRIGPKGDGSFTRITWQEAIDTIANRFTSISQSSDGPQSILPYSYAGTMGQLQGNSLDRRFFHLSGASLLDRTICATAGTVGSTYTLGTRAAIDPETVIHSRCIINWGSNTSVTNMHLWSIMHQARKLGARIITIDPFKSKTAARSDWWIPIRPGTDGALALGMMHLIFQNRWQDDAFLRDHCIGAEALRERVLKEYPPDRVSQITGIPVSDLEQLTREYATKRPSLIRLNYGLQRHYGGGMAVRTICVLPAVVGAWRDQGGGALLSTSKLYGLPGHRLERPDLIPPGTRTINMVNLAEALNGELPGPPVKALYVYNSNPAAICPDVERVWKGLAREDLFTVVHDLFMTDTAKWADIVLPATSQLEHFDLHHSYGHCYLQLNEPVIAPLGECKSNTDVFRLLARAMQLPAELFDLTDEDLARELLQPTPHPADALVKPERKPEGAENPLAGISLERLKKEGPVRLNIPVDYAPFATGYFPTASGKCEIYSSLLAEQGVDPLPTYTPPAEDPLTNPVLSRKYPLQMVSPPSPSFLNSSFVNVASLRRDAGQATVILHEKDAELRGIRNNDWVKVYNDRGNYLAVAEVGQEVKAGTVVSQGIWWSEYTVDGKNANVTTSTRVTDLGGGATFFDNLVEITRTDNAIRPK, encoded by the coding sequence ATGAGCCAGGCTGACTCTTCACAATGGTTGTCTCCTCGCAGTTCGACAACTCATCGCGCAGTTTGTCCGCACGATTGCCCAGATACCTGTGGCATGACGGTTCACGTTTCTGATGGTCGAGCCATCGATTTGCGAGGCGACAAAAACCATCCCTTCACCCGCGGATTCCTCTGTGTCAAAGTCAATCGATATCTCGAACGTGTCTATCATCCAGACAGGCTGATGTTCCCGCTGAAACGCATAGGCCCCAAGGGAGATGGTTCATTTACCCGCATTACCTGGCAGGAAGCCATCGATACCATTGCGAACAGGTTTACCTCGATATCGCAATCGAGTGACGGCCCACAGTCAATCCTGCCTTACAGCTACGCAGGCACCATGGGGCAACTGCAAGGCAACAGTCTCGACCGACGTTTCTTCCACCTGTCTGGAGCCAGTCTGCTGGATCGAACGATCTGTGCCACCGCGGGAACTGTTGGGAGCACCTACACGCTGGGAACCCGTGCCGCCATCGATCCAGAAACCGTCATTCATAGCCGATGCATCATCAACTGGGGCTCCAACACCAGCGTGACCAACATGCATCTCTGGTCGATCATGCACCAGGCCCGCAAGCTGGGTGCAAGAATCATTACGATCGATCCATTCAAAAGCAAAACGGCTGCCCGCAGCGACTGGTGGATTCCCATTCGCCCGGGCACTGATGGCGCCCTGGCTCTGGGCATGATGCATCTGATTTTCCAGAACCGCTGGCAGGATGATGCCTTCCTTCGAGATCATTGCATCGGCGCTGAGGCTCTGCGTGAACGTGTGCTGAAGGAGTACCCACCTGATCGAGTCTCACAGATCACCGGTATACCGGTCAGCGATCTGGAACAGTTGACAAGGGAATATGCAACGAAACGCCCCAGCCTTATTCGCCTGAACTATGGTCTGCAGAGACACTATGGCGGAGGCATGGCTGTTCGCACTATCTGTGTACTGCCTGCAGTGGTGGGTGCCTGGCGTGACCAAGGTGGTGGGGCGCTATTGAGTACCAGCAAACTGTATGGTTTGCCTGGGCATCGGCTGGAACGACCTGATCTCATACCGCCGGGCACACGCACCATTAATATGGTCAACCTGGCAGAGGCTCTGAATGGCGAGTTGCCTGGACCGCCTGTGAAGGCACTCTATGTTTACAATTCCAATCCTGCTGCCATCTGTCCTGATGTGGAACGGGTCTGGAAAGGTTTAGCCCGGGAAGATTTGTTTACCGTGGTCCATGATCTGTTCATGACCGATACCGCCAAGTGGGCAGATATTGTTCTACCTGCGACTTCGCAACTGGAACATTTTGATCTTCATCATTCCTATGGTCACTGCTACCTGCAGTTGAATGAACCGGTCATCGCACCGTTAGGCGAATGCAAATCGAATACGGATGTTTTCCGCCTGCTTGCTCGTGCCATGCAGTTGCCTGCTGAGCTTTTTGATCTAACCGATGAAGATCTGGCTCGCGAATTACTCCAGCCAACACCACATCCTGCCGATGCCTTGGTCAAACCGGAACGCAAACCCGAGGGTGCAGAAAATCCGTTGGCAGGTATTTCTCTGGAGCGATTAAAGAAGGAAGGCCCTGTTCGGCTCAATATCCCCGTTGATTATGCTCCGTTTGCGACGGGCTACTTTCCAACAGCTTCGGGAAAGTGTGAAATCTACAGTTCATTGCTGGCTGAACAAGGCGTGGATCCGCTGCCTACCTATACACCTCCCGCGGAAGATCCTCTCACCAATCCTGTATTATCGAGGAAATATCCGCTCCAGATGGTTTCTCCACCGAGTCCTTCGTTCCTGAATTCGAGCTTTGTCAATGTGGCCAGCTTGCGTCGTGATGCTGGCCAGGCAACCGTCATCCTGCATGAAAAGGATGCGGAACTGCGTGGAATCAGAAATAATGACTGGGTCAAGGTTTATAATGACCGGGGCAACTACCTTGCAGTTGCTGAAGTGGGCCAGGAAGTGAAGGCGGGAACGGTGGTTTCACAGGGTATCTGGTGGAGCGAATACACGGTAGATGGTAAGAATGCGAACGTAACCACGTCGACCCGCGTAACAGATTTAGGCGGCGGAGCTACCTTTTTTGACAATCTGGTCGAAATCACCCGTACGGATAATGCCATTCGCCCGAAGTGA